In Cellulomonas wangsupingiae, the genomic window CCGGCCACGATGACCATGAGCATGCCGATCGCGAGCACCATGATGTGCCCGTTCTGCTGGAACAGGGCCGCGACGTTGTTGGCGAGCAGCAGCTTGCCGTCGGTCAGCACCTGGAACAGCAGCACGATGACGACGAGCGCGGCGAAGATGCCGTACTGGCGCGCGTTGCCCCCGAGCCCTTGCAGCCGCTGCGCGACCGAGAGACGCGGTGCGTCGGGGGGCGTCGGGGAGGGAAGGTTGAGGTCGGTGGTCGTGCTCATCGGGCGATCCCGTCCTTGTCCATCGTCATGAAGTGCATGAGGTGCTCCTGGGTCGCGTCGGCCCGGGCCACCTCGCCCGTGACACGACCCTGGCTGAGCGCGTAGATGCGGTCGCAGACCCCGATGAGCTCGGGCAGCTCCGAGGAGATGACGAGCACGCCCTTGCCCTCGTCGGCGAGCCTGTTGATGATCGTGTAGATCTCGTACTTGGCGCCGACGTCGATGCCACGCGTCGGCTCGTCGAGGATCAGCACGTCCGGGTCGGTGTAGATCCACTTCGACAGGACGACCTTCTGCTGGTTGCCGCCCGACAGCTTGCCGACCAGCGCCGCGACCGTCGGGGTCCGGATGTTCAGCTCCTTGCGGTACTGCTCGGCGACCCTCAGCTCGGTCTCGCGGTCGACGACGCCGCGGCGCGAGAGCCTGTCCAGGCCCGCGGAGGACACGTTGTGCTGCACGGTGTCGATGAGGTTGAGCCCGAACCGCTTGCGGTCCTCGGTCGCGTACGCGATGCCGTGGGCGATCGCCTGCTGCACGCTACCGGCCGTGATCTCGCGGCCGTCCTTGTAGAGCCGGCCGGAGATGCCCGTGCCGTACGAGCGGCCGAAGACGCTCATCGCGAGCTCGGTGCGGCCGGCGCCCATCAGACCGGCGAGCCCGACGATCTCGCCGCGCCGCACCGTCAGGCTGGCGCGGTCGACGACCTTGCGCGCCTGGTCGACCGGGTGGTGCACGGTCCAGTCCTCGATGCGCAGCACCTCCTCGCCGATGGTGGGCGTGTGCTCGGGGAAGCGGTGGTCGAGCGGGCGTCCGACCATGCCGCGGATGATGCGCTCCTCGGTCACGGGGTCGTCGCCGTGCATGTCCAGCGACTCGACCGTCTGCCCGTCGCGCAGGATCGTCGTGGTGTCGGCGATCGCCTCGATCTCGTTGAGCTTGTGGCTGATGATGATCGAGGTGATGCCCTCGGAGCGCAGCCCTTCGATGAGGCCGAGGAGGTGGGCGCTGTCCTCGTCGTTGAGGGCGGCCGTCGGCTCGTCGAGGATGAGCAGGCGGACCTCCTTCGACAGCGCCTTGGCGATCTCGACGAGCTGCTGCTTGCCGACGCCGATGTCGCTGACCCGGGTGTCGGGCCGCTCGGCGAGGCCGACGCGCCCGAGCAGCCGGGCGGCCTCGGCGTTGGTGCGGTTCCAGTCGACGACGCCGCGCTCGGCGCGCTCGTTGCCGAGGAAGATGTTCTCGGCGATCGACAGGTACGGCGACAGCGCGAGCTCCTGGTGGATGATGACGATCCCCCGGCGCTCGGAGTCCCGGATGCCCCGGAACTCCTGCACCTGGCCGTCCAGGACGATGTCGCCCTCGTAGCTGCCGTGGGGGTAGATCCCCGACAGCACCTTCATGAGGGTCGACTTGCCGGCGCCGTTCTCGCCGCAGATCGCGTGGATCTCCCCGCGGCGCACGGCCAGGGTGACGTCCGCGAGCGCCTTCACGCCGGGGAAGGTCTTGGTGATGCCGCGCATCTCGAGGATGTGCTCGGTGTCCATGTGTCCTCGCTGGCTGGTCCGGGCGGGCCGTGCGTGTCGGGTAGCCGGCCGGCCGCGCGACCGTGGTGGTCGCGCGGCCGGCGAGGTCTCACATGCCGAGGTCGTCGGCCGTGTAGAAGCCCGACTCGACGAGCACGTCGACCGTGTCCGGCGTGATGACCTGCGGGTCCAGGAGGAACGTCGGCACGACCTTCTCGCCGTTGTCGTACGTCTTCTCGTCGTTGACCTCGACGGTCTCGCCGTCGACGATCTGCTGGATCATCACGGCGACCTGGTCGCCCAGCATGCGGGTGTCCTTCCACACCGACATCGACTGCTTGCCGGCGATCATGTTGAGGACGTTCGCCTGGTCGGCGTCCTGACCAGTCAGCACCGGGTAGTCCGCGCCGGGTGCGTAGCCGGCGCCGGCGAGCGCCTGCGCGATGCCCAGCGCGAGGGAGTCGTTGGGCGACAGCACGACGTCGACCTGCGTGCCGCCGGCGTAGAACGAGTTGAGCCGGTTCTCCATCTCCGACTGGGCCGTCTCCGACGCCCAGGCCTGGATGCCGATCGACGCCCAGTCGTCGTTCGACGCCGGGGCCTTGCCCGACGGCACGACCAGCTTGCCGCTGTCGACGTACTCGGACAGGACGTCCCAAGCACCGGCGAAGAAGAACTTCGCGTTGTTGTCGTCCGGCGACCCGGCGAACGGCTCGAGGTTGAACGGGCCGGCCCCGCCGGCCAGGTCGAGCGCCTCGGCGATGAACTCGCCCTGCATCGTGCCGACGCGGTAGTTGTCGAACGTCGCGTAGTAGTCGACGTTCGGGGTGTCGTTGATGAGGCGGTCGTAGGCGATGACCGTGACGCCCGCGTCGGCCGCCTGCTGGAGCGTCGGCGCGAGCGCCGTGCCGTCGATCGCGGCGATGACGAGGATGTCCGCGCCCTGGTTGATCATGTTCTCGAGCTGGGTCGCCTGCTGGTCGACCTTGTTGTCGGCGTACTGCAGGCTCGTCTCGTAGCCCGCGTCGGTCAGCAGCTCCTCGAGGTGGGCACCGTCACGGTTCCACCGCTCGAGGCTCTTCGTCGGCATCGCGATGCCGACGAGCGTCTCCTCGGCGCTCCCCGCGCCCTCGGTGCTCTCCGAACCGGAGTCGCGCTCCGTGCTGCAGGCCGCCATCGACCCCACGAGCACACCTGCGGCGACCATGGCGATCGCGCTCTTCTTCCACGCCAGTGACATCGTTGTCCGCTCCCTCGCGTCGCGCCGCCCGCCACGACGTCCGTCGTCGCGGTCCCGGGCGGCATCGGTGCCGGTGCCCGGTACGGCTTCGCGCTGAATTCAAGACCTGAAGGCTTGCGAGAGCAAGGGACGTGACCAATCCGTGTCCTGACCGTATCCGGCGACCGTTTGCCACCCTCTGCGTGCGGTTCGTGCCGGACACGCCGCGCGACGGACCGGGACGAGCGGCACGACCCTCGCCCCGGTCCCCCACCTGACTTCAG contains:
- the mmsA gene encoding multiple monosaccharide ABC transporter ATP-binding protein, translating into MDTEHILEMRGITKTFPGVKALADVTLAVRRGEIHAICGENGAGKSTLMKVLSGIYPHGSYEGDIVLDGQVQEFRGIRDSERRGIVIIHQELALSPYLSIAENIFLGNERAERGVVDWNRTNAEAARLLGRVGLAERPDTRVSDIGVGKQQLVEIAKALSKEVRLLILDEPTAALNDEDSAHLLGLIEGLRSEGITSIIISHKLNEIEAIADTTTILRDGQTVESLDMHGDDPVTEERIIRGMVGRPLDHRFPEHTPTIGEEVLRIEDWTVHHPVDQARKVVDRASLTVRRGEIVGLAGLMGAGRTELAMSVFGRSYGTGISGRLYKDGREITAGSVQQAIAHGIAYATEDRKRFGLNLIDTVQHNVSSAGLDRLSRRGVVDRETELRVAEQYRKELNIRTPTVAALVGKLSGGNQQKVVLSKWIYTDPDVLILDEPTRGIDVGAKYEIYTIINRLADEGKGVLVISSELPELIGVCDRIYALSQGRVTGEVARADATQEHLMHFMTMDKDGIAR
- the chvE gene encoding multiple monosaccharide ABC transporter substrate-binding protein → MSLAWKKSAIAMVAAGVLVGSMAACSTERDSGSESTEGAGSAEETLVGIAMPTKSLERWNRDGAHLEELLTDAGYETSLQYADNKVDQQATQLENMINQGADILVIAAIDGTALAPTLQQAADAGVTVIAYDRLINDTPNVDYYATFDNYRVGTMQGEFIAEALDLAGGAGPFNLEPFAGSPDDNNAKFFFAGAWDVLSEYVDSGKLVVPSGKAPASNDDWASIGIQAWASETAQSEMENRLNSFYAGGTQVDVVLSPNDSLALGIAQALAGAGYAPGADYPVLTGQDADQANVLNMIAGKQSMSVWKDTRMLGDQVAVMIQQIVDGETVEVNDEKTYDNGEKVVPTFLLDPQVITPDTVDVLVESGFYTADDLGM